Proteins from a single region of Pseudomonas phenolilytica:
- a CDS encoding DUF4124 domain-containing protein, with protein MRHALFGLLLILSAPAIAEIYTYTDAQGNTVYTNQPPEGVAAERVELPPPNTVDIQTPSAPASLPADAEAGQPYRSLALSGIPDEAALRANNGTFVVSAELDPPLRRGHQLRFVLDGIPQAAASQATSLQLNNVERGEHRLQVEVLSNGRVIQRSEPAVFTVQRVHTSSPALRHRAAP; from the coding sequence ATGCGCCACGCACTGTTCGGCCTGCTGCTGATCCTCAGCGCCCCGGCGATCGCCGAGATCTATACCTACACCGACGCCCAGGGCAACACCGTCTACACCAACCAGCCACCGGAAGGCGTTGCTGCCGAGCGCGTCGAGCTGCCGCCGCCCAACACCGTCGACATCCAGACCCCCTCCGCACCGGCGTCCCTGCCGGCGGACGCAGAAGCCGGACAACCGTACCGCTCGCTCGCGCTCAGCGGCATTCCGGACGAAGCCGCGCTGCGCGCCAACAATGGCACGTTCGTGGTGAGTGCCGAGCTGGACCCGCCGCTACGACGCGGCCATCAGCTGCGCTTCGTCCTCGACGGCATTCCCCAGGCCGCCGCCAGCCAGGCCACCTCGCTGCAACTGAACAACGTCGAGCGCGGCGAACACCGTCTGCAGGTCGAGGTGCTCAGCAATGGCCGAGTGATCCAGCGCAGCGAGCCGGCGGTATTCACGGTGCAACGCGTGCATACCTCCAGCCCCGCCCTGCGCCACCGGGCGGCGCCATGA
- a CDS encoding DUF4124 domain-containing protein — protein sequence MIRSGRWLTALLLALAAPANAGIYSYIDADGNRVFTDRPAGQAAEQIELKPTNDMPALPPVAPAAPVPAATAAIRYQLQIVSPAEDETIRSNAGDLQVSASGNPAPQAGHGYQLLLDGEALSAAGPETHFELHNVDRGTHRLQLRVIDAEGRELARSPARTFHLIRTSLAQRRMVNPCRKNDYGVRPECPLKDKPAEKRDIPFIPFL from the coding sequence ATGATCCGCAGCGGCCGCTGGCTGACCGCACTGCTGCTGGCGCTGGCGGCACCGGCGAACGCGGGGATCTACAGCTACATCGACGCGGACGGTAACCGGGTGTTCACCGACCGCCCGGCCGGTCAGGCCGCCGAGCAGATCGAACTCAAGCCCACCAACGACATGCCGGCCCTGCCGCCCGTCGCGCCCGCGGCGCCAGTGCCGGCCGCAACGGCGGCGATCCGCTACCAGTTGCAGATTGTCAGTCCAGCCGAGGACGAGACCATCCGCAGCAACGCCGGCGACCTGCAGGTCAGCGCCAGCGGCAACCCGGCGCCGCAGGCCGGACACGGCTACCAGCTGCTGCTCGACGGCGAGGCGCTCAGCGCCGCCGGCCCCGAGACCCACTTCGAGCTGCACAACGTCGACCGCGGCACCCATCGGCTGCAGCTGCGCGTAATCGACGCCGAAGGCCGCGAGCTGGCGCGCAGCCCGGCGCGCACCTTTCACCTGATTCGCACCTCGCTGGCCCAGCGGCGCATGGTCAATCCGTGCCGCAAGAACGACTACGGCGTACGCCCCGAATGCCCGCTCAAGGACAAGCCGGCGGAAAAACGCGACATCCCCTTCATTCCTTTCCTATGA
- the glnL gene encoding nitrogen regulation protein NR(II) — translation MLTEALQRLLIENLTTATLLLDARLRLEYMNPAAEMLLAVSGQRSHGQFISELFTESPEALSALRQAVAEAHPFTKREATLTSATGQTLTVDYAVTPILGSGETMLLLEVLPRDRLLRITKEEAQLSKQETTRMLVRGLAHEIKNPLGGIRGAAQLLARELPDEHLQDYTEVIIEEADRLRNLVDRMLGSNRLPRLEMTNIHEVLEHVASLIEAECQGSLVLVRDYDPSIPEILMDREQMIQAVLNIMRNAMQALAGQTELGLGRLTLRSRTVRQFTIGHIRHRLVARIEIIDNGPGIPAELQNTLFYPMVSGRPDGTGLGLAITQNIISQHQGLIECESHPGHTAFSIFLPLEQGAPCP, via the coding sequence ATGTTGACCGAAGCCCTGCAACGCCTGCTGATCGAGAACCTGACCACTGCGACACTGCTGCTCGATGCGCGGTTGCGCCTGGAGTACATGAATCCGGCGGCAGAGATGCTGCTCGCCGTCAGCGGCCAGCGCAGCCACGGCCAATTCATCAGCGAGCTGTTCACCGAGTCGCCCGAAGCGCTGTCTGCCTTGCGCCAGGCGGTAGCCGAGGCACACCCGTTCACCAAGCGCGAGGCCACGCTAACCTCCGCCACCGGTCAGACGCTGACCGTCGACTACGCGGTGACGCCGATTCTCGGCAGCGGCGAAACCATGCTGCTGCTCGAAGTGCTGCCGCGTGACCGGCTGCTGCGCATCACCAAGGAGGAGGCGCAGCTGTCCAAGCAGGAAACCACGCGGATGCTGGTACGCGGCCTGGCCCACGAGATCAAGAATCCGCTGGGCGGCATCCGCGGCGCCGCGCAACTGCTGGCCCGCGAACTGCCGGACGAACACCTGCAGGATTACACCGAGGTGATCATCGAGGAGGCCGACCGCCTGCGTAACCTGGTCGACCGCATGCTCGGCTCGAACCGCCTGCCGCGGCTGGAGATGACCAACATCCATGAGGTGCTGGAACACGTCGCCAGCCTGATCGAGGCCGAATGTCAGGGCAGCCTGGTGCTGGTTCGCGACTACGACCCGAGCATCCCCGAGATCCTCATGGATCGCGAGCAGATGATCCAGGCCGTGCTCAACATCATGCGCAATGCCATGCAGGCGCTGGCCGGACAGACCGAACTGGGGCTGGGCCGCCTGACCCTGCGCAGCCGCACGGTGCGCCAGTTCACCATCGGCCACATCCGCCACCGGCTGGTGGCGCGCATCGAGATCATCGACAACGGCCCCGGCATCCCGGCCGAACTGCAGAACACCCTGTTCTACCCGATGGTCAGCGGCCGCCCGGACGGCACCGGGCTGGGCCTGGCAATCACCCAGAACATCATCAGTCAGCACCAGGGCCTGATCGAGTGCGAAAGCCATCCCGGGCATACCGCCTTCTCGATCTTCCTGCCGCTCGAACAAGGAGCCCCCTGCCCATGA
- the ntrC gene encoding nitrogen regulation protein NR(I), translating to MNRSETVWIVDDDRSIRWVLEKALQQEGIATQSFETADSVLGRLTQQQPDVIISDIRMPGTSGLDLLAQIRERHPRLPVIIMTAHSDLDSAVASYQGGAFEYLPKPFDVDDAVSLVKRANQHAQEQQGLQAPASQAHTPEIIGEAPAMQEVFRAIGRLSHSNITVLINGESGTGKELVAHALHRHSPRAASPFIALNMAAIPKDLMESELFGHEKGAFTGAANQRRGRFEQADGGTLFLDEIGDMPADTQTRLLRVLADGEFYRVGGHTPVRVDVRIIAATHQDLEALVQAGKFREDLFHRLNVIRIHIPRLADRREDIPALAQHFLAAAAEELAVETKLLKSETAAFLQQLPWPGNVRQLENTCRWITVMASGREVHISDLPPELLSLPADAQPTHNWEQALRSWADQALTLGQSNLLETTVPAFERIMIETALKHTAGRRRDAALLLGWGRNTLTRKIKELGMGDGRDEEEE from the coding sequence ATGAACCGAAGCGAAACCGTCTGGATCGTCGATGACGACCGCTCCATCCGCTGGGTCCTGGAGAAAGCGCTGCAGCAGGAAGGCATCGCCACGCAGAGCTTCGAAACCGCCGACAGCGTGCTCGGCCGCCTGACGCAGCAGCAGCCGGACGTGATCATCTCCGACATCCGCATGCCCGGCACCAGCGGCCTCGATCTGCTGGCGCAGATCCGCGAGCGGCACCCGCGTTTGCCGGTGATCATCATGACCGCGCACTCGGACCTCGACAGCGCCGTGGCCTCCTATCAGGGCGGCGCGTTCGAGTACCTGCCCAAGCCGTTCGACGTCGACGATGCGGTCTCGCTGGTCAAGCGCGCCAACCAGCATGCCCAGGAGCAACAGGGCCTGCAGGCGCCGGCCAGCCAGGCCCACACGCCGGAGATCATCGGCGAAGCGCCGGCGATGCAGGAGGTGTTCCGCGCCATCGGCCGCCTCTCGCACTCCAACATCACCGTGCTGATCAACGGCGAGTCCGGCACCGGCAAGGAGCTGGTCGCCCATGCCTTGCACCGTCACAGTCCGCGTGCGGCCTCGCCGTTCATCGCCCTGAACATGGCGGCAATCCCCAAGGACCTGATGGAATCCGAGCTGTTCGGCCATGAGAAGGGTGCGTTCACCGGCGCGGCGAACCAGCGCCGCGGGCGCTTCGAGCAGGCCGACGGCGGCACGCTGTTCCTCGACGAGATCGGCGACATGCCCGCCGACACCCAGACGCGTCTGCTGCGCGTGCTCGCCGACGGCGAGTTCTACCGCGTCGGCGGGCACACGCCGGTGCGCGTGGACGTGCGCATCATCGCCGCCACCCACCAAGACCTCGAGGCGCTGGTGCAGGCCGGCAAGTTCCGCGAAGACCTGTTCCATCGCCTCAACGTGATCCGCATCCACATTCCACGGCTGGCCGATCGCCGCGAGGACATCCCTGCGCTGGCGCAGCATTTTCTCGCCGCCGCCGCCGAGGAACTGGCCGTCGAGACCAAGCTGCTCAAGAGCGAAACGGCGGCCTTCCTGCAGCAGCTGCCGTGGCCGGGCAACGTGCGCCAGCTGGAGAACACCTGTCGCTGGATCACCGTGATGGCGTCCGGGCGCGAGGTGCACATCAGCGACCTGCCGCCGGAGCTGCTCAGCCTGCCGGCCGATGCCCAACCGACGCACAACTGGGAACAGGCGCTGCGCAGCTGGGCCGACCAGGCGCTGACGCTCGGCCAGTCGAACCTGCTGGAAACCACCGTGCCGGCGTTCGAGCGGATCATGATCGAGACCGCGCTCAAGCACACCGCCGGTCGCCGCCGCGACGCCGCGCTGCTGCTGGGCTGGGGACGCAACACCCTGACCCGCAAGATCAAGGAGCTGGGCATGGGTGATGGCCGGGATGAAGAGGAGGAATAA
- a CDS encoding tRNA (cytidine(34)-2'-O)-methyltransferase encodes MFHVILFQPEIPPNTGNIIRLCANAGCSLHLIEPLGYELDDKRLRRAGLDYHEYAPLRRHASLDACLAELGIAPPGQSGADDAPRLFAFTTKGSQPFHQVAYRRGDAFLFGPESRGLPDAVRDAFPAERRLRLPMRPDSRSLNLSNTVAIAVYEAWRQLGFTLD; translated from the coding sequence ATGTTTCACGTGATCCTTTTCCAGCCGGAGATTCCACCGAACACCGGCAACATTATCAGGCTCTGCGCCAATGCCGGGTGCAGCCTGCACCTGATCGAGCCGCTGGGCTATGAACTGGACGACAAGCGCTTGCGCCGCGCCGGCCTGGATTACCACGAATACGCGCCGCTGCGCCGGCATGCCAGCCTCGACGCCTGCCTCGCCGAGCTGGGCATTGCGCCGCCCGGGCAGTCCGGCGCTGACGACGCCCCACGCCTGTTTGCCTTCACCACCAAGGGTTCGCAGCCGTTCCATCAGGTCGCATACCGCCGTGGCGACGCCTTCCTCTTCGGCCCCGAGAGCCGTGGCCTGCCGGACGCGGTACGCGACGCCTTCCCCGCCGAACGCCGCCTGCGCCTGCCGATGCGCCCGGACAGCCGCAGCCTGAATCTGTCCAACACCGTCGCCATCGCCGTCTACGAGGCCTGGCGCCAGCTCGGTTTCACCCTGGACTGA
- the hslV gene encoding ATP-dependent protease subunit HslV — translation MTTIVSVRRNGKVVMGGDGQVSLGNTVMKGNAKKVRRLYHGQVLAGFAGATADAFTLFERFEGQLEKHQGHLVRAAVELAKDWRTDRSLSRLEAMLAVANKDASLIITGNGDVVEPELGLIAMGSGGGFAQAAAMALLQKAGDDMSAREIAETALNIAGSICVFTNQNLTIEELDSAI, via the coding sequence TTGACCACCATCGTTTCAGTGCGCCGCAACGGCAAAGTCGTCATGGGCGGCGACGGCCAGGTTTCCCTCGGCAATACCGTCATGAAGGGCAACGCCAAGAAGGTCCGCCGCCTCTATCACGGTCAGGTGCTGGCCGGTTTCGCCGGCGCCACTGCTGACGCCTTCACCCTCTTCGAGCGCTTCGAGGGTCAGCTGGAGAAACACCAGGGCCATCTGGTGCGCGCCGCCGTCGAGCTGGCCAAAGACTGGCGCACCGACCGTTCGCTGAGCCGCCTGGAAGCCATGCTCGCGGTGGCCAACAAGGACGCCTCGCTGATCATCACCGGCAACGGCGACGTGGTCGAACCCGAGCTCGGGCTGATCGCCATGGGGTCCGGGGGCGGCTTCGCCCAGGCCGCCGCCATGGCCCTGCTGCAGAAGGCCGGCGACGACATGAGCGCCCGCGAAATCGCCGAGACCGCGCTGAACATCGCCGGCAGCATCTGCGTGTTCACCAACCAGAATCTGACCATCGAAGAGCTGGACTCGGCCATCTGA
- the hslU gene encoding ATP-dependent protease ATPase subunit HslU: MSMTPREIVHELNRHIIGQDDAKRAVAIALRNRWRRMQLPAELRQEVTPKNILMIGPTGVGKTEIARRLAKLANAPFLKVEATKFTEVGYVGRDVDSIIRDLADAALKMLREQEVHKMRHRAEDAAEERILDALLPPARPVGFSEEPVQSADSNTRQLFRKRLREGQLDDKEIDIEVAENPAGVEIMAPPGMEEMTSQLQNLFANMGKGKKKSRKLKIKEAFKLIRDEEAARLVNEEDLKARALEAVEQNGIVFIDEIDKVAKRGNTGGADVSREGVQRDLLPLIEGSTVNTKLGMVKTDHILFIASGAFHLSKPSDLVPELQGRLPIRVELKALSPEDFERILTEPHASLTEQYRELLKTEGLHVEFLDDGIKRIAEIAWQVNEKTENIGARRLHTLLERLLEEVSFSAGDLAAKQDGEAIRIDAAYVNQHLGELAQDEDLSRYIL, translated from the coding sequence ATGTCCATGACGCCCCGCGAGATCGTCCACGAACTCAACCGCCACATCATCGGCCAGGACGACGCCAAGCGCGCCGTGGCCATCGCCCTGCGCAACCGCTGGCGGCGCATGCAGCTGCCGGCCGAGCTGCGCCAGGAAGTCACGCCGAAAAACATCCTGATGATCGGCCCGACCGGCGTCGGCAAGACCGAGATCGCCCGCCGCCTGGCCAAGCTGGCCAACGCGCCATTCCTGAAGGTGGAAGCGACCAAGTTCACCGAGGTCGGCTATGTCGGCCGCGACGTCGACTCGATCATCCGCGACCTGGCCGACGCCGCGCTGAAGATGCTGCGCGAGCAGGAGGTGCACAAGATGCGCCACCGCGCCGAGGACGCCGCCGAAGAGCGCATCCTCGACGCCCTGCTGCCGCCGGCACGTCCGGTGGGCTTCTCCGAGGAGCCGGTGCAGTCGGCCGATTCCAACACCCGCCAGCTGTTCCGCAAGCGCCTGCGCGAAGGCCAGCTGGACGACAAGGAAATCGACATCGAGGTCGCCGAAAACCCGGCGGGCGTGGAAATCATGGCGCCGCCCGGCATGGAAGAGATGACCAGCCAGCTGCAGAACCTCTTCGCCAACATGGGCAAGGGCAAAAAGAAGAGCCGCAAGCTGAAGATCAAGGAAGCGTTCAAGCTGATCCGCGACGAAGAAGCCGCGCGCCTGGTCAACGAAGAAGACCTCAAGGCACGCGCCCTGGAAGCGGTGGAACAGAACGGCATCGTCTTCATCGACGAGATCGACAAGGTCGCCAAGCGCGGCAATACCGGCGGCGCCGATGTCTCCCGCGAGGGCGTACAGCGCGACCTGCTGCCGCTGATCGAAGGCAGCACGGTCAACACCAAGCTCGGCATGGTCAAGACCGACCACATCCTGTTCATCGCCTCCGGCGCGTTCCACCTGTCCAAGCCCAGCGACCTGGTGCCCGAACTGCAGGGCCGCCTGCCGATCCGCGTCGAGCTCAAGGCGCTGTCGCCGGAAGACTTCGAGCGCATCCTCACCGAGCCGCACGCCTCGCTCACCGAGCAGTATCGCGAGCTGCTGAAGACCGAGGGCCTGCACGTGGAATTTCTCGACGACGGCATCAAGCGCATCGCCGAGATTGCCTGGCAGGTCAACGAGAAGACCGAGAACATCGGCGCGCGCCGGCTGCACACGCTGCTCGAACGCCTACTGGAGGAAGTCTCCTTCAGCGCAGGCGACCTGGCGGCCAAGCAGGACGGCGAGGCGATCCGCATCGATGCCGCCTACGTCAACCAGCACCTCGGCGAACTGGCGCAGGACGAAGATCTGTCGCGCTACATCCTTTAA
- a CDS encoding gamma-butyrobetaine hydroxylase-like domain-containing protein, producing MRIPTAIKLHKASKTLELEYGADERYVLSAEFLRVHSPSAEVQGHGNPVLQTGKLNVGLDKLEPAGQYALKLTFSDGHDSGLFTWDYLERLALDQQALWNDYLQALEKAGKSRDPNESVVKLML from the coding sequence ATGCGTATCCCCACCGCCATCAAGCTGCACAAGGCCTCGAAGACGCTCGAACTGGAGTACGGCGCCGACGAGCGCTACGTGTTGAGCGCGGAATTCCTGCGCGTGCATTCGCCTTCTGCCGAGGTGCAGGGCCATGGTAATCCGGTGCTGCAGACCGGCAAGCTCAATGTCGGTCTGGACAAGCTGGAACCGGCCGGCCAGTACGCACTGAAGCTGACCTTCAGCGACGGCCACGACAGCGGGCTGTTCACCTGGGATTACCTGGAGCGCTTGGCGCTCGACCAACAAGCGCTGTGGAACGACTACCTGCAGGCGCTGGAGAAGGCCGGCAAGTCGCGCGACCCAAACGAATCGGTGGTCAAGCTGATGCTGTAA
- a CDS encoding polyhydroxyalkanoic acid system family protein: protein MSRIIVERSHSLGREAARAKAEQLASRLASEYGVSYRWQGDVLAVRRSGADGQIEVGEDRVKVQLNLGLLLSAMGASIQGQIERALDKALA, encoded by the coding sequence ATGTCCCGAATCATCGTCGAGCGTTCCCACAGTCTCGGTCGCGAAGCCGCTCGCGCAAAGGCCGAGCAGCTGGCCAGTCGGCTGGCCAGCGAGTACGGCGTCAGCTATCGCTGGCAGGGCGACGTGCTGGCAGTGCGGCGCAGTGGCGCCGATGGGCAGATCGAGGTCGGCGAGGACCGGGTGAAGGTGCAGCTCAACCTGGGCCTGCTGCTGTCGGCGATGGGGGCGAGCATCCAGGGCCAGATCGAGCGGGCGCTGGACAAGGCGCTGGCGTGA
- the ubiE gene encoding bifunctional demethylmenaquinone methyltransferase/2-methoxy-6-polyprenyl-1,4-benzoquinol methylase UbiE encodes MTDPRKAHDAEPTTHFGYKSVPESQKAQKVAEVFHSVAAKYDLMNDLMSGGIHRLWKRFTIELSGARPGNRILDIAGGTGDLTRQFSRIVGPTGEVVLADINASMLKVGRDKLLDKGVAGNVKFVQADAEKLPFPDNHFDVVTIAFGLRNVTHKEDAIASMLRVLKPGGRLLVLEFSKPTNQLFSKAYDAYSFSLLPMMGKLITNDAESYRYLAESIRMHPDQETLKGMMQTAGFERVTYHNMTGGIVALHRGIKP; translated from the coding sequence ATGACCGATCCACGCAAAGCGCATGACGCGGAACCGACCACCCATTTCGGCTACAAGAGCGTGCCAGAAAGCCAGAAGGCACAGAAGGTGGCCGAGGTGTTCCATTCCGTAGCCGCCAAGTACGACCTGATGAACGACCTCATGTCCGGTGGTATTCACCGGCTGTGGAAGCGCTTCACCATCGAGCTGTCCGGCGCCCGCCCGGGCAATCGTATCCTCGATATCGCCGGCGGCACCGGTGATCTGACCCGCCAGTTCTCGCGCATCGTCGGCCCCACCGGGGAAGTGGTACTGGCCGACATCAACGCCTCGATGCTCAAGGTCGGCCGCGACAAGCTGCTGGACAAGGGCGTGGCCGGCAACGTCAAGTTCGTTCAGGCCGACGCCGAGAAGCTGCCCTTCCCGGACAACCACTTCGATGTGGTCACCATCGCCTTCGGCCTGCGCAACGTCACCCACAAGGAAGACGCCATCGCCTCCATGCTGCGCGTGCTCAAGCCGGGTGGCCGCCTGCTGGTGCTGGAATTCTCCAAGCCGACCAACCAGCTGTTCTCCAAGGCTTACGACGCCTATTCGTTCAGCCTGCTGCCGATGATGGGCAAGCTGATCACCAATGACGCCGAGAGCTATCGCTACCTCGCCGAGTCGATCCGCATGCACCCCGATCAGGAAACCCTCAAGGGCATGATGCAGACCGCCGGTTTCGAGCGCGTGACCTACCACAACATGACCGGCGGTATCGTCGCGCTGCACCGGGGCATCAAGCCCTGA
- a CDS encoding ubiquinone biosynthesis accessory factor UbiJ, whose protein sequence is MLRTALLASAERGLNGILRLDPAALPRLARLSGRIIEIECTAPNWRLFVLADEEGLRLASSWASDADCRLRAPASSLLRLAVSRNKTAVLHGPDVEIDGDSGVLMNLAEVLQDLELDWEYELSRWLGPVASQVLGSSVRAPLRWARDSADSLRLDLADYLSEESRTLVGQAEAEARFAELDALKLTLDRLEARVERLALHLKPDQAE, encoded by the coding sequence ATGCTGCGCACAGCCCTGCTGGCCAGCGCCGAGCGCGGCCTCAACGGCATCCTGCGCCTGGACCCGGCCGCACTGCCGCGGCTGGCCCGGCTTAGTGGCCGCATCATCGAGATCGAGTGCACGGCGCCGAACTGGCGTCTGTTCGTCCTTGCCGATGAAGAGGGCCTGCGCCTCGCCTCGAGCTGGGCCAGCGATGCCGATTGCCGCCTGCGCGCCCCGGCGAGCAGCCTGCTCCGGCTCGCCGTCAGTCGCAACAAGACCGCCGTGCTGCACGGTCCGGATGTCGAGATCGACGGCGACAGCGGCGTGCTGATGAATCTCGCCGAGGTGCTGCAGGACCTCGAGCTGGATTGGGAATACGAACTCTCGCGCTGGCTCGGCCCGGTCGCCAGCCAAGTGCTCGGCTCCAGCGTGCGCGCGCCGTTGCGCTGGGCGCGCGACAGCGCCGACTCGCTGCGCCTAGACCTGGCCGATTACCTCAGCGAGGAAAGTCGCACACTGGTCGGCCAGGCCGAAGCCGAAGCGCGCTTCGCCGAGCTGGACGCACTGAAACTGACCCTCGACCGACTCGAGGCACGCGTCGAACGCCTCGCTCTCCACCTGAAACCAGATCAAGCCGAATGA
- the ubiB gene encoding ubiquinone biosynthesis regulatory protein kinase UbiB, which translates to MKLFAATARLFRILLVVIRYRLDDILLDLPMPWWLRTTSYLLPWRWVPRRQSTLSRGARLRLALEGLGPIFIKFGQLLSTRRDLLPADIADELAMLQDRVPPFDSAHAIELIEQQLGAPVGELFARFDSTPLASASVAQVHAARLHSGEEVIVKVVRPNLRPVIGQDLAWLFLLAKTAERASIDARRLHLVEVVEDYAKTIYDELDLLREAANASQLRRNFEGSPLLYVPQVHWDYCRSQVLVMERIYGVPVTDMAALARQNTDMRQLAERGVEIFFTQVFRDSFFHADMHPGNIFVSTHQPWSPQYIAVDFGIVGSLTPEDQDYLARNLMAFFKRDYRKVAQLHIDSGWVPAETKVNEFEAAIRTVCEPIFEKPLKDISFGQLLVRLFQVARRFNMEVQPQLVLLQKTLLNIEGLGRELYPQLDLWTTGQPYLERWMRERMSPRQLLKNVHAQIEQVPHLAHMTRELLERMAHPHADNPPPPWRERNRGWPLRLIGALLLGSGATLAAGAEHLVGLQTWPAWVMLVAGTYIVVRR; encoded by the coding sequence ATGAAGCTGTTCGCTGCCACCGCCCGCCTGTTCCGCATCCTGCTGGTGGTGATCCGTTACCGCCTGGATGACATTCTGCTCGACCTGCCGATGCCCTGGTGGCTGCGTACCACCAGCTACCTGCTGCCCTGGCGCTGGGTTCCGCGCCGCCAGAGCACGCTTTCGCGCGGCGCGCGCCTGCGCCTGGCGCTGGAAGGGCTGGGACCGATCTTCATCAAGTTCGGCCAGCTGCTGTCCACCCGTCGCGACCTGCTGCCGGCCGATATCGCCGACGAGCTGGCCATGCTGCAGGACCGCGTGCCGCCGTTCGATTCCGCACATGCCATCGAGCTGATCGAGCAGCAGCTCGGCGCGCCGGTCGGCGAGCTGTTCGCCCGCTTCGACAGCACTCCGCTGGCCTCCGCCTCGGTGGCCCAAGTGCATGCCGCGCGGCTGCACAGTGGCGAGGAAGTCATCGTCAAGGTGGTGCGCCCAAACCTGCGTCCGGTGATCGGCCAGGACCTGGCCTGGCTGTTCCTGCTGGCCAAGACCGCCGAGCGCGCCTCGATCGACGCCCGCCGGCTGCATCTGGTGGAAGTGGTCGAGGATTACGCCAAGACCATCTACGACGAACTCGACCTGCTGCGCGAGGCGGCCAACGCCAGCCAGCTGCGGCGCAATTTCGAGGGCTCGCCACTGCTCTACGTGCCGCAGGTGCATTGGGATTATTGCCGCTCGCAAGTGCTGGTGATGGAGCGCATCTACGGCGTGCCGGTCACCGACATGGCGGCGCTCGCGCGGCAGAACACCGACATGCGCCAGCTCGCCGAGCGCGGCGTGGAAATCTTCTTCACCCAGGTGTTCCGCGATAGTTTCTTCCACGCCGACATGCATCCCGGCAACATATTCGTCAGTACCCATCAGCCGTGGAGCCCGCAGTACATCGCGGTGGACTTCGGCATCGTCGGCAGCCTGACGCCCGAGGATCAGGACTACCTGGCGCGCAACCTGATGGCCTTCTTCAAGCGCGATTACCGCAAGGTGGCGCAGCTGCACATCGACTCGGGCTGGGTACCGGCGGAAACCAAGGTCAACGAATTCGAGGCTGCGATCCGCACGGTGTGCGAGCCGATCTTCGAGAAGCCGCTCAAGGACATCTCCTTCGGTCAGCTGCTGGTGCGCCTGTTCCAGGTTGCCCGGCGCTTTAACATGGAAGTACAGCCGCAGCTGGTGCTGCTGCAGAAAACCCTGCTGAACATCGAGGGGCTGGGCCGCGAGCTGTATCCGCAGCTCGACCTCTGGACCACCGGCCAGCCCTATCTGGAACGCTGGATGCGCGAGCGCATGAGCCCGCGCCAGCTGCTGAAGAACGTGCATGCGCAGATCGAGCAGGTTCCGCACCTGGCACACATGACGCGCGAGCTGCTCGAACGCATGGCCCATCCACACGCCGACAATCCGCCGCCGCCCTGGCGCGAGCGCAACCGCGGCTGGCCGCTGCGGCTGATCGGTGCGCTGCTGCTGGGTAGTGGCGCCACGCTCGCCGCCGGCGCCGAGCACCTCGTCGGGCTGCAAACCTGGCCGGCCTGGGTGATGCTGGTGGCCGGCACGTACATCGTCGTGCGCCGATAG
- the hisI gene encoding phosphoribosyl-AMP cyclohydrolase, translated as MNWLDEINWNSDGLVPAIAQDHKTGRVLMMAWMNREALTLTAREQRAIYWSRSRGKLWRKGEESGHVQKLHELRLDCDADVIILLVEQIGGIACHTGRESCFYRVFENDAWKVVEPVLKDPHAIYAEHKHE; from the coding sequence ATGAACTGGCTGGACGAGATCAACTGGAATAGCGACGGGCTGGTCCCGGCGATCGCCCAGGACCACAAGACCGGCCGCGTGCTGATGATGGCCTGGATGAACCGCGAGGCGCTGACGCTGACCGCCCGCGAGCAGCGCGCGATCTACTGGTCACGCTCGCGCGGCAAGCTATGGCGCAAGGGCGAGGAGTCCGGCCATGTGCAGAAGCTGCATGAGCTGCGCCTGGACTGCGATGCCGATGTGATCATCCTGCTGGTCGAGCAGATCGGTGGCATCGCCTGCCATACCGGCCGCGAGAGCTGCTTCTACCGGGTGTTCGAGAACGACGCCTGGAAGGTCGTCGAGCCGGTCCTGAAAGACCCGCACGCCATCTATGCGGAGCACAAGCATGAGTGA